Proteins from a genomic interval of Stenotrophomonas sp. 24(2023):
- a CDS encoding hemolysin III family protein, producing the protein MTSTTAASIREEIASALTHGLGAVLALGAGAVLITLAAIYSDGWQLAGAIVFGIALLLLYTASTLYHAIQHPVAKGRLKVFDHCAIYVLIAGTYTPFTLIGLRGPWGWGLFAAIWTLALAGVVFKLFYTGRFKRLSTAIYVAMGWLVIVAVKPMLASIDGWTLGWLLAGGLSYTLGTYFYHRESIPYSHAIWHLFVIGGSVCHFVAVTMQVL; encoded by the coding sequence ATGACCTCCACGACTGCTGCTTCCATCCGTGAAGAAATCGCCAGCGCCCTGACCCACGGGCTCGGTGCGGTACTGGCGCTGGGCGCCGGCGCGGTGCTGATCACGCTGGCCGCCATCTACAGCGACGGGTGGCAACTGGCCGGTGCCATCGTCTTCGGCATTGCCCTGCTGCTGCTCTACACCGCCTCCACCCTGTACCACGCCATCCAGCACCCGGTCGCCAAGGGCCGGCTGAAGGTGTTCGACCACTGCGCGATCTACGTACTGATCGCCGGCACCTATACCCCGTTCACCCTGATCGGCCTGCGAGGCCCCTGGGGCTGGGGCCTGTTCGCCGCCATCTGGACCCTGGCCCTGGCCGGGGTAGTGTTCAAGCTGTTCTACACCGGCCGCTTCAAGCGCCTGTCCACCGCCATCTACGTGGCCATGGGCTGGCTGGTGATCGTGGCGGTCAAGCCGATGCTGGCCTCCATCGATGGCTGGACCCTGGGCTGGCTGCTGGCCGGCGGCCTGTCCTACACGCTGGGCACCTATTTCTACCACCGCGAATCGATTCCCTATTCGCACGCCATCTGGCACCTGTTCGTGATCGGCGGCAGCGTCTGCCACTTCGTCGCGGTGACCATGCAGGTGCTGTGA
- a CDS encoding AsmA family protein codes for MRRPGPRGQRWLAVLVFLLAALLVLVALWDWNWFKGPVERAVQARTGRALHIGHLDVDLGRTSTVRADAITFANASWARQPTMASADRVEIDIRVWPLLRGSIQLPEVRLTRPDVLLETAPRKGEPGNWDFLPASDGKSTLQLKGLRIDDGRLQFLDALGRTDIRVGVRSGEPKQADAAPPLLVKGQGRWQGNPFTLSGGTESPLQLTDSAHPFRIHLDGRAGGTHAVATGTLTNPFALQVFDLQFALSGQDLADLYPLLGIAIPPSPPYALDGRLKRDHNVWRYEGFTGKVGDSDLGGTLQFEVGSERPRLTATLESRRLDFDDLAGFVGAPPKTGGGETANAEQKAQAAQVAASPRVLPDTPYNLGKLRAMDADVRWKAHRINAPSLPLDDMDAHLLLDDGVLRLDPLNFGVAGGDIRSTIRMDARQPQIATALKASVRGVQLGQLFPDAKLAEQAKGGISGQIDLAGRGNSIAAMLGSSSGDVGVAMGRGHVGNLVMELAGLDITESLKFLFTGDRQIPLRCAFADFGVRDGLMTSRALVVDTTDTIIIGEGTVSLRDEQLDLLLRPRPKDKSILVLRSPLRIAGTFKDPSFRPDFKALGLRGAVALALGSIAPPAALLATIETGPGKDADCGGQYAK; via the coding sequence CTGCGCCGCCCTGGCCCACGGGGCCAACGCTGGCTGGCGGTGCTGGTGTTCCTGCTGGCGGCACTGCTGGTGCTGGTCGCACTGTGGGACTGGAACTGGTTCAAAGGGCCGGTGGAACGCGCAGTACAGGCCCGTACCGGCCGCGCGCTGCACATCGGCCACCTGGATGTGGACCTGGGCCGCACCAGCACGGTCCGCGCCGATGCGATCACCTTCGCCAATGCCAGCTGGGCCCGGCAACCCACCATGGCCAGTGCCGACCGCGTGGAGATCGACATCCGGGTCTGGCCGCTGCTGCGTGGCAGCATCCAGCTGCCGGAAGTACGCCTGACCCGGCCGGACGTGCTTCTGGAAACCGCCCCCCGCAAGGGCGAGCCGGGCAACTGGGATTTCCTGCCGGCCAGCGACGGCAAAAGCACGCTGCAACTGAAGGGCCTGCGCATCGATGACGGGCGCCTGCAGTTCCTCGATGCACTGGGCCGCACCGACATCCGCGTCGGCGTACGCAGTGGCGAACCGAAACAGGCCGACGCCGCGCCCCCTCTGCTGGTGAAAGGCCAGGGCCGCTGGCAGGGCAATCCGTTCACCCTCAGTGGCGGTACCGAATCGCCGCTGCAGCTGACCGACAGCGCGCATCCGTTCCGCATCCACCTGGATGGCCGCGCCGGCGGCACCCATGCCGTGGCCACCGGCACGCTGACCAACCCGTTCGCGCTGCAGGTGTTCGACCTGCAGTTCGCGCTCAGTGGCCAGGACCTGGCCGACCTCTACCCGCTGCTCGGCATCGCCATACCGCCCTCGCCGCCGTATGCCCTCGATGGCCGGCTCAAGCGCGACCACAACGTGTGGCGCTACGAAGGGTTCACCGGCAAGGTCGGCGACAGTGACCTGGGCGGCACCCTGCAGTTCGAAGTGGGCAGTGAGCGCCCACGCCTGACCGCCACCCTGGAATCGCGCCGGCTCGATTTCGACGACCTGGCCGGCTTCGTCGGTGCCCCGCCGAAGACCGGCGGCGGCGAGACCGCCAACGCCGAACAGAAAGCGCAGGCCGCGCAGGTTGCGGCCAGCCCGCGGGTACTGCCGGACACCCCGTACAACCTGGGCAAACTGCGCGCGATGGATGCCGACGTGCGCTGGAAGGCCCACCGCATCAATGCGCCCTCGCTGCCGCTGGACGACATGGACGCGCACCTGCTGCTGGACGACGGTGTGCTGCGCCTGGACCCGCTCAACTTCGGCGTGGCCGGCGGTGACATCCGCAGCACCATCCGCATGGACGCGCGCCAGCCGCAGATCGCCACGGCGCTGAAGGCCAGCGTGCGCGGGGTACAGCTGGGCCAGCTGTTCCCGGATGCGAAGCTGGCCGAACAGGCCAAGGGCGGCATCAGCGGCCAGATCGATCTGGCCGGTCGCGGCAATTCCATCGCCGCCATGCTGGGCAGCAGCAGTGGCGATGTCGGCGTGGCGATGGGCCGCGGCCATGTCGGCAACCTGGTGATGGAACTGGCTGGCCTGGACATCACCGAGTCGCTGAAATTCCTGTTCACCGGTGACCGGCAGATTCCCCTGCGCTGCGCCTTCGCCGATTTCGGCGTACGCGACGGCCTGATGACCAGCCGCGCGTTGGTGGTGGATACCACCGACACGATCATCATCGGCGAAGGCACCGTGAGCCTGCGCGATGAGCAGCTGGACCTGCTGCTGCGGCCACGGCCGAAGGACAAGAGCATCCTGGTGCTGCGCTCGCCGCTGCGCATTGCTGGCACGTTCAAGGATCCCTCGTTCCGCCCGGACTTCAAGGCCCTGGGCCTGCGCGGCGCGGTTGCCCTGGCGCTGGGCAGCATCGCCCCGCCGGCAGCGCTGCTGGCCACGATCGAAACGGGGCCGGGCAAGGACGCCGACTGCGGCGGGCAGTACGCGAAGTAA